A single Mangrovimonas sp. YM274 DNA region contains:
- a CDS encoding RNA polymerase sigma factor, with amino-acid sequence MKVIQLHKNTKELISKAAKDNREAQHVLYEIHAPKMLSVCRYYIKDVQDAEEVMLNGFFKAFTNIKSFKNEGSFEGWLRRIMVREAISFLRKRKSLEFPTEEQSIPQEHVYNTTSGLEVNDIQQLIDELPEGYRMVFVMYAIEGYKHNEIAKELEISEGTSKSQLFKARQMLQEKLNRLNNTSYGAN; translated from the coding sequence TTGAAAGTCATTCAACTGCATAAAAATACCAAAGAGCTTATCTCCAAAGCTGCGAAGGACAATCGCGAGGCGCAACATGTGCTTTATGAAATTCATGCGCCAAAGATGTTGAGTGTATGCCGGTATTACATCAAGGATGTGCAGGATGCGGAAGAAGTGATGTTGAATGGGTTTTTTAAAGCTTTTACCAACATTAAATCCTTTAAAAATGAAGGAAGTTTTGAAGGGTGGCTTCGGAGGATCATGGTGAGGGAAGCCATTTCTTTTCTTAGAAAACGAAAATCCTTGGAATTTCCTACAGAGGAACAAAGCATTCCTCAGGAACATGTGTACAATACAACTTCAGGACTTGAAGTAAATGACATTCAGCAGCTCATTGATGAACTTCCAGAAGGATATAGAATGGTCTTTGTAATGTATGCTATTGAAGGGTACAAGCACAACGAAATAGCTAAGGAATTAGAGATTTCTGAGGGCACATCAAAATCGCAGTTGTTTAAGGCGAGACAGATGCTTCAGGAAAAATTGAACAGATTAAATAACACAAGTTATGGCGCCAATTAA
- the dnaG gene encoding DNA primase gives MISKSTIEHVFETARVEEVIGDFVQLKKSGTNFKGLSPFSDERSPSFMVSPVKQIWKDFSSGKGGNAVTFLMEHEHFTYPEAIKYLAKKYNIEIEETEQTNEQKQEANERESLYLVNEFAKDYFQKILFKSDKGQAIGLSYFKERGFTNETIKTFQLGYSPDEWQAFTDEALKKGYQLDYLEKTGLTIVKEDKRFDRFKGRVMFPIQSMSGRVLGFGGRILVTDKKAAKYLNSPESEVYHKSKVLYGIYHAKQSIAKEDNCYLVEGYTDVIQFHQRGIKNVVASSGTALTAEQIRLINRLSKNITVLFDGDAAGMRASLRGIDLILEQGMNVRVCTFPEGEDPDSFARQNTLEELKEYLDTNAKDFIQFKASVLVEDANNDPIKKAETIRDIVNSIAKIPDNIKREVYIQECSRIMDISEEVLFTTLAQMGKKELQEASKGGRPEHKAFEVVKKEEPKQKIDLQYELERKIIEILLLYGSETEDFDDLVLKEDEKTGDLKLEPVINTTKVFDKIFLDLQEDEMQFANPTFHNIYNSIMEELHNDKPFSTREFVNRLDQEMASEVTSILMEDERYSLHDWERNLIVPKQKNESIAQLVNQTILSLRCFLIDKKVAEYKNDTLREDVDRMAIIEDVKDYLGLKMLLSRKLGKVVG, from the coding sequence TTGATTTCAAAATCCACTATAGAACATGTCTTTGAAACTGCTCGGGTAGAGGAGGTTATTGGAGATTTTGTGCAATTAAAAAAATCTGGTACCAATTTTAAAGGGTTAAGTCCGTTCAGTGATGAACGCTCCCCCAGTTTTATGGTCTCTCCCGTAAAGCAAATTTGGAAGGATTTTTCCAGTGGAAAAGGAGGTAATGCCGTAACCTTTTTAATGGAACACGAGCATTTTACCTATCCTGAAGCCATAAAATATTTGGCGAAAAAATACAATATTGAAATTGAAGAAACCGAGCAAACAAATGAACAAAAGCAGGAAGCCAACGAGCGCGAAAGTTTGTATTTGGTTAATGAGTTTGCTAAGGATTATTTTCAGAAAATTCTTTTTAAAAGCGATAAAGGTCAAGCCATTGGTTTAAGCTATTTTAAGGAGCGTGGGTTTACCAATGAAACCATCAAGACCTTTCAGTTGGGATATTCCCCAGATGAGTGGCAGGCCTTTACTGATGAGGCTTTGAAAAAAGGCTATCAGCTCGATTATTTGGAGAAAACGGGGTTGACCATTGTAAAGGAAGACAAGCGTTTCGATCGTTTTAAAGGTCGTGTGATGTTCCCAATACAAAGTATGAGTGGCCGTGTTTTGGGTTTTGGAGGAAGGATTTTGGTGACCGATAAAAAAGCAGCCAAATACTTAAATTCCCCTGAGAGTGAGGTCTACCATAAAAGTAAGGTGCTTTATGGTATTTACCACGCCAAGCAAAGCATTGCAAAGGAAGATAATTGCTATTTGGTTGAGGGATATACTGATGTTATTCAATTTCACCAAAGAGGTATTAAAAATGTGGTGGCATCCTCTGGGACGGCATTAACGGCAGAGCAAATTAGACTCATTAATCGGCTATCAAAAAATATTACTGTACTTTTTGATGGGGATGCGGCAGGTATGAGAGCTTCCCTTCGAGGAATTGACTTAATCTTAGAGCAAGGGATGAACGTTAGGGTGTGTACGTTTCCTGAAGGAGAGGATCCGGATAGCTTTGCAAGACAAAATACATTAGAGGAACTTAAAGAATATCTAGATACCAATGCAAAGGATTTTATCCAGTTTAAGGCTTCTGTGTTGGTTGAGGATGCCAATAATGACCCCATTAAAAAGGCAGAAACTATTAGGGATATTGTCAATAGTATCGCGAAGATTCCCGATAACATAAAGCGGGAGGTGTATATCCAGGAGTGCTCTCGTATTATGGATATTAGCGAAGAAGTGCTTTTTACTACCTTGGCGCAAATGGGTAAAAAGGAGCTTCAGGAGGCTAGCAAAGGTGGACGGCCGGAACACAAGGCCTTTGAAGTGGTGAAGAAGGAAGAGCCCAAACAGAAAATTGATTTGCAGTACGAATTGGAGCGAAAAATCATTGAAATTTTACTCCTATATGGAAGTGAAACTGAAGATTTTGATGATTTGGTTCTTAAAGAAGACGAAAAAACGGGCGATTTAAAATTGGAGCCAGTTATCAATACGACTAAAGTATTCGATAAAATTTTCCTTGATTTACAAGAGGACGAAATGCAGTTTGCCAATCCAACTTTTCATAATATTTACAATTCTATTATGGAGGAACTTCATAATGATAAACCATTTTCTACCAGAGAATTTGTAAATAGATTGGATCAGGAAATGGCAAGTGAAGTAACCAGTATCCTGATGGAAGATGAGCGTTACAGTTTGCATGATTGGGAACGTAATTTGATTGTTCCCAAACAAAAGAACGAATCTATAGCGCAGTTGGTAAACCAAACCATTTTAAGTTTGCGTTGCTTTTTGATTGATAAAAAAGTGGCGGAATACAAAAACGACACCTTGCGTGAAGATGTCGATAGAATGGCTATAATAGAGGATGTCAAGGACTACCTCGGTTTGAAAATGTTGTTATCTAGAAAACTTGGAAAAGTGGTTGGTTAA
- a CDS encoding response regulator transcription factor: protein MIKVLVVDNHPIVRTGLELLFESNPEIQVIGSVGSGIEIFEFIRRNAVDVVVSEIDLPELNGITALRAIKKEHQNLKVLFFSHHPEEIYAISVLKAGASGYLSKTEDTDTIKEAILKVYNGGIYLSSNMSKHLNYNDTKKSPSKMYKRLSTREVEVLKLLSSGKKNKEIAQELDINEKTVSTYKARLFKKLHVTNLVDLIHQAKHLELTNG, encoded by the coding sequence ATGATTAAAGTATTAGTCGTTGACAACCATCCGATTGTTAGAACAGGGTTAGAGCTGCTATTTGAATCTAACCCAGAAATTCAGGTTATAGGCAGTGTAGGTAGTGGTATTGAAATTTTTGAATTCATCCGGCGAAATGCTGTAGATGTTGTAGTATCTGAAATTGATTTACCAGAATTGAATGGAATCACTGCTTTGAGAGCCATAAAGAAAGAACATCAAAATTTAAAGGTTCTCTTTTTTAGCCATCATCCCGAGGAAATCTACGCCATCAGCGTTTTAAAGGCGGGAGCTTCTGGCTACCTTTCTAAAACCGAAGACACCGACACAATCAAAGAGGCCATTTTAAAGGTGTACAATGGCGGCATTTACCTTAGCAGTAATATGTCCAAACATCTTAACTATAACGACACTAAAAAGTCTCCTAGTAAGATGTACAAGCGCCTTTCTACCCGAGAGGTTGAAGTTTTAAAACTATTGTCTTCCGGTAAAAAGAATAAAGAAATTGCACAAGAGTTGGATATTAACGAAAAAACCGTGAGTACCTATAAAGCAAGGTTATTCAAAAAATTACATGTTACCAATCTTGTAGATTTAATCCATCAGGCAAAGCACTTGGAATTAACCAACGGTTAA
- the nadE gene encoding NAD(+) synthase, which translates to MQTEKIVDHIVNWLKDYATNAKVNGFVIGVSGGIDSAVTSTLCAMTGLDLLCLEMPIHQAPSQVSRALNHIKWMQSKFDKVSMTQVNLTPVFDSLVAALPPVDNEADRFMSLANTRARLRMTSLYYFAALDKLLVAGTGNKVEDFGVGFYTKYGDGGVDLSPIADLLKTEVYEIAKYLGVNQEIIDAAPTDGLWGDDRTDEDQIGASYPELEWAMAMKEEGKTANDFEGREKEVFEIFMRFNKANQHKMNPIPVCTIPDSLR; encoded by the coding sequence ATGCAAACAGAAAAAATTGTTGACCACATTGTAAATTGGCTAAAAGATTACGCAACCAACGCAAAAGTAAATGGCTTTGTTATAGGGGTTTCTGGAGGAATTGACTCCGCCGTAACCTCTACCCTATGTGCCATGACAGGCCTAGACCTACTTTGCCTGGAAATGCCAATCCACCAAGCCCCTTCACAGGTAAGCCGTGCCTTGAACCATATAAAATGGATGCAATCCAAATTTGATAAAGTAAGCATGACGCAAGTAAATTTAACTCCTGTTTTTGACAGTCTGGTAGCGGCCTTGCCTCCTGTAGACAATGAGGCCGATCGTTTTATGTCATTGGCCAATACTAGAGCTAGGTTAAGAATGACGTCGCTGTATTATTTTGCCGCTCTTGACAAACTGCTCGTAGCTGGAACCGGCAACAAAGTGGAAGACTTTGGTGTTGGCTTTTATACCAAATATGGAGATGGAGGTGTTGATTTAAGCCCTATTGCCGATTTATTGAAAACCGAAGTCTACGAAATAGCCAAATATTTAGGTGTTAATCAAGAAATTATTGACGCTGCTCCAACAGATGGCTTATGGGGAGATGATCGCACAGACGAAGACCAAATCGGTGCTTCTTACCCTGAATTGGAATGGGCCATGGCGATGAAAGAAGAAGGAAAAACTGCCAATGATTTTGAAGGACGCGAAAAGGAAGTTTTTGAAATATTTATGCGCTTCAATAAAGCTAACCAACACAAGATGAACCCTATACCTGTTTGCACAATTCCGGATAGTTTAAGATAA
- the gldB gene encoding gliding motility lipoprotein GldB, with translation MKKIILLFTVLITVLSCDETSKTEQEIAKIDIPFSIERFDEAFAKASPVDLPKLKAQYPFLFSKRISDSVWINRMQDSLQRQLFEEVNEEFHDFDDVELDIEKLFQHLKYYDKTFSAPRVITLTNDVDYRNKTIVTDTIALIALDTYLGADHEFYAGIQKYIAQNMTKSQIVPDLANSYAEKYSFQLQRKTLLDEMVYYGKLLYFKDLMIPFKTDAEKMGYLPEQLTWAQNNESYIWRYFIDKEMLYSTDAALSGRFIAPAPFSKFYLELDRESPGRLGQFIGWQIVRSYMEHNETDFRDMLQMEAIEIFNNSKYKPRK, from the coding sequence ATGAAGAAAATAATTTTACTTTTCACTGTTCTAATCACGGTGTTATCATGCGATGAAACTTCAAAAACAGAGCAGGAAATAGCAAAAATTGATATTCCATTTTCAATAGAGCGTTTTGATGAAGCTTTTGCAAAAGCCAGTCCGGTGGATTTACCCAAATTAAAAGCGCAATATCCGTTTTTGTTTTCAAAGAGAATTAGCGATTCTGTGTGGATTAACCGTATGCAGGATTCTTTGCAGCGGCAGTTATTTGAAGAAGTGAATGAGGAGTTTCACGATTTTGACGATGTGGAATTGGATATCGAAAAACTGTTCCAGCACTTAAAATATTACGATAAAACGTTTAGTGCGCCTAGGGTAATAACCTTAACCAATGATGTTGATTATCGTAACAAAACCATAGTAACCGATACCATAGCATTGATAGCGCTTGATACTTATTTGGGAGCAGATCATGAGTTTTATGCTGGAATCCAAAAGTACATTGCCCAAAACATGACTAAATCTCAAATTGTACCAGATTTGGCCAATAGTTATGCCGAGAAATATAGCTTTCAACTGCAACGAAAAACCTTGCTGGATGAAATGGTGTATTATGGTAAGCTATTGTATTTTAAGGACCTTATGATTCCCTTTAAGACAGATGCAGAAAAAATGGGCTATTTGCCAGAACAGTTAACTTGGGCTCAAAATAACGAGAGCTATATCTGGAGGTATTTTATCGACAAGGAAATGCTATATAGTACAGATGCAGCCTTGAGTGGGAGATTTATTGCACCGGCACCTTTTTCAAAATTTTATCTGGAATTGGATAGGGAATCCCCTGGGCGATTGGGGCAATTTATTGGCTGGCAAATTGTACGTTCTTACATGGAGCATAATGAGACAGATTTTAGGGATATGCTTCAAATGGAAGCCATCGAAATTTTTAATAATTCAAAATATAAACCACGTAAATAA
- the gldC gene encoding gliding motility protein GldC encodes MADNIKSTITLNVELDENRIPETLSWTAKDGGIENEEAKAMLLSVWDSKAQETLRIDLWTKDMPVDEMKKFFHQTLVAMSDTFNRATQDEKMTATMKDFCDYFAEKLELKKK; translated from the coding sequence ATGGCAGATAATATAAAATCAACAATCACACTTAATGTAGAATTGGACGAAAACCGTATTCCGGAAACTTTGAGTTGGACGGCTAAGGATGGCGGTATTGAAAATGAAGAGGCCAAGGCCATGTTGTTGTCGGTTTGGGATAGTAAAGCACAGGAAACCTTGCGTATCGATTTATGGACCAAAGACATGCCTGTTGATGAAATGAAAAAGTTTTTCCATCAAACCTTGGTGGCCATGAGTGATACGTTTAATCGTGCTACCCAAGATGAAAAAATGACGGCAACTATGAAGGATTTCTGTGATTATTTTGCGGAGAAATTGGAGTTGAAAAAGAAATAA
- a CDS encoding DUF4230 domain-containing protein, with amino-acid sequence MRNILLGILITLAVLLGFKYCTEQKKDEAVLLESSALIQEQIRNVGKLVVTEGHFSEVFNYKNSKELFGSYFTSDKKALVVVNADVTISYDLSKIEYEVDNVNKILRIKSIPKEEIKISPDLEYYDVQSDFFNPFEAKDYNIINQKVKASLAKKLEASQMKVNAKDRLLSELSKFYILTNSLGWTLEYNETPIYVLEELQNLQL; translated from the coding sequence ATGCGAAATATCCTTTTAGGCATTTTAATCACTTTGGCAGTACTTTTGGGCTTCAAATATTGTACAGAGCAAAAGAAAGACGAAGCAGTGCTTTTGGAAAGTTCTGCATTAATTCAGGAGCAGATTCGCAATGTTGGAAAATTGGTGGTTACCGAAGGTCATTTTAGTGAGGTATTTAACTATAAAAATTCCAAGGAGCTTTTCGGTTCCTACTTTACTTCAGATAAAAAGGCTTTGGTGGTGGTGAATGCAGATGTGACCATTTCCTACGATTTGAGCAAAATTGAATATGAAGTGGATAATGTGAACAAAATCCTGAGAATAAAAAGCATCCCTAAAGAAGAAATTAAGATAAGCCCAGATTTGGAATACTACGATGTGCAATCGGATTTCTTCAACCCATTCGAAGCCAAAGACTATAACATCATCAATCAAAAAGTAAAGGCCTCTTTGGCAAAAAAGTTGGAAGCTTCCCAAATGAAGGTTAATGCTAAGGATAGATTACTTAGCGAACTGTCCAAATTTTATATCCTGACCAATTCATTGGGATGGACGTTAGAGTATAATGAAACACCTATCTATGTGTTGGAAGAGTTGCAGAATTTACAACTATAA
- a CDS encoding rhodanese-like domain-containing protein, with protein MGLLSFLFGSNSYKIKKYIKRGAIIIDVRTKDEYKSGAIEGSKHIPLDDLRNHVDDLKELDKPIVVCCASGVRSAKAAKYLNLNNIDAINGGGWKSLKSHL; from the coding sequence ATGGGACTATTATCATTTCTTTTCGGGTCCAACTCGTACAAAATAAAAAAATATATCAAAAGAGGAGCAATTATTATAGATGTAAGGACCAAAGATGAATACAAATCTGGTGCTATTGAAGGCTCTAAACACATACCTCTTGATGATTTGCGCAACCATGTTGACGACCTTAAGGAACTGGACAAACCTATTGTTGTTTGTTGTGCTAGTGGCGTAAGATCTGCCAAAGCTGCCAAATACCTCAATTTAAATAATATTGATGCTATAAACGGTGGTGGATGGAAAAGTTTAAAAAGTCATTTATAG
- a CDS encoding TetR/AcrR family transcriptional regulator, translated as MNTTASTRKDEIIKTAARLFKEKGYSAVSMRDLAATMGIKAASLYNHISSKQEILKDIIISLAETFTAGMQEIKSADISNIEKLRKIVTLHVDITSKNTSGMASLNNDWMHLEEKLEYYLTLRTDYEEEFRDILIKGIEAGEIEDSNVDVMLFSMLSTLRSLYLWIPKKEDLNPEELSENLSNVLIHGIVQP; from the coding sequence TTGAATACTACTGCCAGTACCCGAAAAGATGAAATTATTAAAACTGCCGCTAGACTTTTTAAAGAAAAGGGCTATAGTGCCGTAAGTATGCGTGATTTGGCTGCCACGATGGGAATCAAGGCGGCAAGCTTGTATAATCATATTAGTTCCAAGCAGGAAATTCTTAAGGATATCATTATTTCGTTGGCAGAAACATTTACGGCAGGAATGCAGGAGATTAAATCGGCCGATATTTCCAATATTGAGAAACTTCGCAAAATAGTAACGTTGCATGTGGATATCACTTCCAAGAATACCTCCGGCATGGCTTCTTTAAATAATGATTGGATGCATCTAGAGGAAAAGCTGGAGTATTATTTAACCTTGCGCACAGATTACGAAGAGGAGTTTCGAGATATTCTAATAAAGGGTATCGAAGCAGGCGAAATCGAGGATTCTAATGTCGATGTCATGCTGTTTTCCATGCTATCTACCTTGCGCTCTCTGTATTTGTGGATTCCAAAGAAAGAAGATTTGAACCCTGAAGAGCTTTCCGAAAATTTAAGTAATGTCCTAATCCATGGCATTGTGCAACCTTGA
- the paaE gene encoding 1,2-phenylacetyl-CoA epoxidase subunit PaaE → MAEFYRIKVSDIYRETKDTVVVSFDIPEDLKDVFKFKQGQHLTLRKEINGQDVRRNYSLCSSPLDNEWKVAIKTIRGGLFSNYAFNELQAGDELEVMPPHGEFFVECEAESANNYIAFAAGSGITPMLSIIKTHLHKEPQSTFKLFYLNRTVKSIIFKEEIEQLKNEFFGRFQVFYFLTKEQRDIPFLNGRFDHEKLEILTNRFIDIPDTAHAFICGPQDMIFLIRDELQAAGLPKENIHYELFFSGSSEEENKHIAEVLEEKVDGTEVTIIDGGKEFHFIMEDDFDNILDGALAAGADLPFACKGGVCSTCKCQVKEGSVKMKINYALEDKEVAQNYVLSCQAVPTTDKVVVDFDV, encoded by the coding sequence ATGGCAGAGTTTTATCGAATAAAAGTTTCAGATATATACAGGGAAACCAAGGATACAGTAGTGGTGTCCTTTGATATTCCTGAAGATTTAAAAGACGTTTTCAAGTTTAAGCAAGGGCAACATTTAACCTTGCGCAAAGAAATAAATGGGCAGGATGTGCGAAGAAATTATTCGCTTTGCTCCAGTCCGTTGGACAATGAGTGGAAGGTGGCCATTAAAACCATTAGAGGAGGGCTGTTTTCCAATTATGCTTTTAATGAATTACAGGCTGGAGATGAGTTAGAAGTGATGCCGCCGCATGGGGAATTCTTTGTGGAGTGCGAAGCAGAAAGTGCTAACAACTACATTGCCTTTGCTGCCGGTAGTGGGATTACCCCAATGCTATCCATTATCAAGACCCATTTGCACAAAGAGCCACAGAGTACATTCAAGTTGTTTTACTTGAATCGCACCGTGAAATCCATTATCTTTAAGGAAGAAATAGAGCAGCTCAAAAATGAGTTTTTTGGACGTTTTCAAGTGTTTTACTTTTTAACCAAAGAACAGCGTGATATCCCATTCCTTAACGGACGTTTTGACCACGAAAAACTAGAGATTTTAACCAACAGATTTATTGATATACCAGATACGGCACATGCCTTTATTTGTGGGCCTCAAGACATGATCTTTTTGATTCGAGACGAGCTTCAGGCGGCAGGATTGCCTAAAGAGAACATTCATTATGAATTGTTTTTCTCTGGAAGTTCCGAAGAAGAAAACAAGCATATCGCCGAAGTTTTGGAAGAGAAAGTAGATGGTACCGAAGTGACCATTATAGATGGTGGAAAGGAATTCCATTTCATTATGGAAGATGATTTCGACAACATTTTGGATGGGGCTCTAGCCGCAGGAGCCGATTTGCCTTTCGCTTGTAAAGGTGGGGTTTGCTCTACTTGTAAATGTCAGGTGAAGGAAGGTTCGGTTAAAATGAAAATCAACTATGCTTTGGAAGACAAAGAGGTAGCGCAAAACTATGTGTTAAGCTGTCAAGCGGTACCAACGACAGATAAAGTAGTGGTTGACTTTGATGTGTAA
- the paaA gene encoding 1,2-phenylacetyl-CoA epoxidase subunit PaaA: MSEEQIKNLEEQFEARIARDEKIEPKDWMPEKYRQTHIRQISQHAHSEIVGMLPEGNWITRAPSLRRKVALLAKVQDEAGHGLYLYSACETLGISRDELYEQLHSGKAKYSSIFNYPTVTWADMGAIGWLVDGAAIINQVPLCNTSFGPYARAMVRVCKEESFHQRQGYEIMLKLCQGAPEQKEMAQDALNRWWWPSLMMFGPTDAESTHTEQSMKWKLKRKTNDELRQQFIDQTVPQAEILGLTIPDPDLKWNEERGSYDFGEINWDEFWQVVKGHGPMNKERMKARVGAWERGEWVRDAAMAHAEKQQERKEKQAV; encoded by the coding sequence ATGAGTGAAGAACAAATTAAAAATTTAGAAGAACAATTCGAGGCACGTATTGCACGTGACGAGAAAATAGAGCCTAAAGATTGGATGCCGGAAAAATACCGCCAAACCCATATTAGGCAAATATCGCAACATGCCCATTCAGAAATTGTGGGAATGTTGCCAGAAGGAAATTGGATTACAAGAGCACCTTCGTTAAGAAGAAAAGTGGCGTTATTGGCCAAGGTTCAGGATGAGGCTGGTCATGGTTTGTATTTGTATTCAGCCTGTGAAACTTTAGGGATTTCTCGTGACGAATTGTATGAGCAGTTGCATTCCGGTAAGGCTAAATATTCCTCGATATTCAATTATCCAACTGTTACTTGGGCCGATATGGGAGCCATTGGTTGGTTGGTAGATGGCGCCGCCATTATCAATCAAGTGCCCTTGTGCAATACCTCATTTGGACCTTATGCTAGAGCTATGGTGAGAGTGTGTAAGGAAGAAAGTTTCCACCAACGTCAAGGCTATGAAATCATGCTGAAACTTTGTCAAGGAGCTCCGGAACAAAAAGAAATGGCTCAGGATGCTTTAAACCGTTGGTGGTGGCCTAGTTTGATGATGTTTGGTCCTACCGATGCAGAATCAACCCACACCGAACAATCCATGAAATGGAAGTTGAAGCGCAAAACGAATGACGAATTGCGTCAGCAGTTTATTGACCAAACGGTACCTCAGGCAGAAATTCTAGGTTTAACCATTCCAGATCCAGATTTAAAGTGGAATGAAGAACGCGGAAGCTATGATTTTGGTGAAATTAATTGGGATGAGTTTTGGCAAGTGGTAAAAGGGCACGGACCAATGAACAAGGAACGTATGAAAGCTCGTGTGGGAGCATGGGAACGCGGCGAGTGGGTGCGTGATGCAGCTATGGCACATGCCGAAAAGCAACAAGAAAGAAAAGAAAAACAAGCAGTTTAA
- the paaB gene encoding 1,2-phenylacetyl-CoA epoxidase subunit PaaB — MSTKNWPLWEVFVRSKNGLEHRHFGSLHAADAEMALENARDVYTRRNEGVSIWVVESKYITASNPEHSGEMFEPAQDKVYRHPTFYDLPDEVKHM, encoded by the coding sequence ATGTCAACAAAAAACTGGCCTCTTTGGGAAGTCTTTGTAAGAAGTAAAAACGGATTGGAACACAGACATTTTGGTAGCTTACATGCGGCCGATGCCGAGATGGCATTGGAAAATGCACGTGATGTCTACACGAGAAGAAATGAAGGTGTGAGCATTTGGGTGGTAGAATCAAAGTATATCACTGCTTCAAACCCAGAACATAGTGGTGAAATGTTTGAGCCGGCCCAGGATAAGGTGTATCGTCATCCTACCTTTTATGACTTGCCGGACGAAGTAAAACATATGTAG
- the paaC gene encoding 1,2-phenylacetyl-CoA epoxidase subunit PaaC has protein sequence MKDNLYRYILGIADNSLILGQRLGELCGHGPNLETDIACTNMSLDLLGQVRSYYQYAAKIKGEGASEDSIAFLRKEREYYNVLLVEQPNTDFGYTMARQFLFDVYHLLFLTELQKSSDLTLSAIATKSIKEVSYHQRFSSDWIKRLGDGTEESNTRIQTAINDLWTYTDELFHLTDTDKAMVEEGIGVDVTTLKEAYYKTVSEVLEEARIEIPESKYFQKGGKQGIHTEHMGYLLADMQYMQRAYPNMEW, from the coding sequence ATGAAAGACAATTTATATAGATACATACTAGGCATTGCCGATAACTCTTTGATTTTGGGTCAAAGGTTGGGAGAACTGTGCGGACACGGGCCAAATTTGGAAACCGATATTGCCTGTACCAATATGTCCTTGGATTTGTTGGGGCAAGTACGCAGTTATTATCAATATGCCGCAAAAATAAAAGGAGAAGGCGCTTCCGAAGATAGTATCGCATTCCTTCGAAAGGAACGGGAATATTACAATGTACTCTTGGTGGAGCAGCCTAATACAGATTTTGGATACACCATGGCACGTCAATTTTTGTTTGATGTGTATCATTTGTTGTTCCTAACCGAATTACAAAAAAGTAGCGATCTAACCTTGTCGGCCATTGCTACAAAATCCATCAAGGAAGTAAGCTATCACCAACGGTTTTCATCCGATTGGATCAAACGTTTGGGGGATGGAACCGAAGAAAGCAATACACGCATTCAAACCGCCATCAACGATCTTTGGACTTATACCGATGAGTTGTTTCATCTAACGGATACAGATAAAGCGATGGTTGAAGAAGGTATTGGAGTGGATGTGACGACACTTAAGGAAGCTTATTACAAAACGGTTTCTGAAGTGTTGGAAGAAGCAAGGATAGAAATTCCAGAATCCAAGTATTTTCAAAAAGGAGGAAAACAAGGAATTCACACAGAGCACATGGGTTATTTGTTGGCCGATATGCAATACATGCAACGCGCCTACCCAAATATGGAGTGGTAA
- the paaD gene encoding 1,2-phenylacetyl-CoA epoxidase subunit PaaD, producing MLEQQQHIDKILIPILEQVSDPEIPVLSIMDMGVVRSAIIENNLVKVKITPTYSGCPAMDVIGGDIKAALKKAGYESEIELILAPAWTTDWITPRGRKALEAYGIAAPLEAEADKDVLLHGKRIVKCPQCGSTNTRLVSQFGSTACKAQFQCDDCHEPFDYFKCLK from the coding sequence ATGTTAGAACAACAACAACATATAGATAAAATTCTTATCCCAATTCTGGAACAGGTGTCAGATCCTGAAATTCCAGTATTGTCCATTATGGATATGGGAGTTGTACGTTCTGCCATTATTGAAAATAACCTTGTCAAGGTTAAAATCACCCCTACCTATAGTGGTTGCCCTGCCATGGATGTCATTGGAGGCGATATCAAAGCTGCATTAAAAAAGGCTGGTTATGAATCGGAAATAGAATTGATTCTAGCCCCAGCTTGGACAACCGATTGGATCACTCCTAGAGGAAGAAAGGCGCTGGAAGCGTATGGCATTGCAGCTCCTTTGGAAGCTGAAGCCGATAAAGATGTGCTTCTTCATGGCAAGCGTATTGTGAAGTGTCCTCAATGTGGTTCAACCAATACCCGGTTGGTAAGCCAATTTGGTTCTACGGCCTGTAAGGCCCAGTTTCAATGTGATGATTGCCATGAACCTTTCGATTATTTTAAATGCTTGAAATAA